The following proteins are co-located in the Triticum aestivum cultivar Chinese Spring chromosome 1A, IWGSC CS RefSeq v2.1, whole genome shotgun sequence genome:
- the LOC123051845 gene encoding expansin-B6 isoform X1 gives MALVRRFIVEEKGKAPTEEPEVPPLKRGRGRPHKSTMTSTGVSQGRECAPLGIRIGSSTRGRNSSRESGRGIRRAEAEGEVASGGKTPPSSSEFSAAAGDHDDATVPWHLEDVVAMVGCSHELGEGTMAGLLSVKAVALAAVLAAAYASCAAAEQPGAADLDASAVSYSSAWLPARATWYGAPNGAGPDDNGGACGFKHVNQYPFSSMTSCGNQPLFKDGKGCGSCYQIRCSGDKSCSGKIETVMITDMNYYPVAQYHFDLSGTAFGALAKPGLNEKLRHSGIIDIQFRRVPCNFPGLKINFHVVDGSNAVYLAVLIEYEDMDGDVIQVDMKEANSGSWTPMRESWGSIWRMDSNHRLQGPFSMRITSDSGKKLVANNVIPANWRPNTDYRSFVQFS, from the exons ATGGCACTAGTGAGGAGGTTCATCGTCGAGGAGAAAGGCAAAGCCCCCACGGAAGAGCCGGAGGTGCCTCCGCTGAAGAGGGGGCGCGGCCGCCCTCACAAGTCCACCATGACATCCACGGGGGTTTCCCAGGGGCGCGAATGCGCCCCGCTGGGGATCCGCATCGGCTCCAGCACCCGTGGGAGGAATTCTTCTCGTGAAAGCGGTCGCGGGATCCGCAGAGCCGAGGCCGAGGGGGAAG TGGCTTCGGGAGGCAAGACGCCGCCTTCGTCATCAGAGTTCTCGGCTGCCGCAGGCGACCATGATGACGCAACTgtaccctggcatcttgaggacgtcgTAGCCATGGTAGGttgcagccatgaacttggcgagggcacG ATGGCCGGGCTACTCTCTGTCAAGGCCGTCGCGCTCGCCGCCGTGCTTGCTGCCGCGTATgcctcttgcgccgccgccgaGCAGCCGGGGGCGGCGGACCTCGACGCCTCCGCCGTGTCTTACAGCTCCGCGTGGCTTCCGGCCAGAGCGACCTGGTACGGAGCGCCCAACGGCGCCGGGCCCGACGACAACG GCGGCGCGTGCGGCTTCAAGCACGTGAACCAGTACCCCTTCTCCTCCATGACCTCCTGCGGCAACCAGCCCCTGTTCAAGGACGGCAAGGGCTGCGGCTCCTGCTACCAG ATACGGTGCAGCGGCGACAAATCCTGCTCCGGCAAAATCGAGACGGTGATGATCACGGACATGAACTACTACCCGGTGGCGCAGTACCACTTCGACCTGAGCGGCACGGCCTTCGGCGCGCTGGCCAAGCCGGGGCTCAACGAGAAGCTGCGCCACTCGGGCATCATCGACATCCAGTTCCGGCGGGTGCCCTGCAACTTCcctggcctcaagatcaacttccacGTGGTGGACGGCTCCAACGCGGTGTACCTGGCGGTGCTGATCGAGTACGAGGACATGGACGGCGACGTGATCCAGGTGGACATGAAGGAGGCCAACTCCGGGTCGTGGACGCCGATGCGCGAGTCCTGGGGCTCCATCTGGCGGATGGACTCCAACCATCGCCTCCAGGGGCCCTTCTCCATGCGCATCACCAGCGACTCCGGCAAGAAGCTGGTGGCCAACAACGTCATCCCGGCCAACTGGAGGCCCAACACCGACTACCGCTCCTTCGTCCAGTTCAGCTGA
- the LOC123051845 gene encoding expansin-B6 isoform X2, giving the protein MAGLLSVKAVALAAVLAAAYASCAAAEQPGAADLDASAVSYSSAWLPARATWYGAPNGAGPDDNGGACGFKHVNQYPFSSMTSCGNQPLFKDGKGCGSCYQIRCSGDKSCSGKIETVMITDMNYYPVAQYHFDLSGTAFGALAKPGLNEKLRHSGIIDIQFRRVPCNFPGLKINFHVVDGSNAVYLAVLIEYEDMDGDVIQVDMKEANSGSWTPMRESWGSIWRMDSNHRLQGPFSMRITSDSGKKLVANNVIPANWRPNTDYRSFVQFS; this is encoded by the exons ATGGCCGGGCTACTCTCTGTCAAGGCCGTCGCGCTCGCCGCCGTGCTTGCTGCCGCGTATgcctcttgcgccgccgccgaGCAGCCGGGGGCGGCGGACCTCGACGCCTCCGCCGTGTCTTACAGCTCCGCGTGGCTTCCGGCCAGAGCGACCTGGTACGGAGCGCCCAACGGCGCCGGGCCCGACGACAACG GCGGCGCGTGCGGCTTCAAGCACGTGAACCAGTACCCCTTCTCCTCCATGACCTCCTGCGGCAACCAGCCCCTGTTCAAGGACGGCAAGGGCTGCGGCTCCTGCTACCAG ATACGGTGCAGCGGCGACAAATCCTGCTCCGGCAAAATCGAGACGGTGATGATCACGGACATGAACTACTACCCGGTGGCGCAGTACCACTTCGACCTGAGCGGCACGGCCTTCGGCGCGCTGGCCAAGCCGGGGCTCAACGAGAAGCTGCGCCACTCGGGCATCATCGACATCCAGTTCCGGCGGGTGCCCTGCAACTTCcctggcctcaagatcaacttccacGTGGTGGACGGCTCCAACGCGGTGTACCTGGCGGTGCTGATCGAGTACGAGGACATGGACGGCGACGTGATCCAGGTGGACATGAAGGAGGCCAACTCCGGGTCGTGGACGCCGATGCGCGAGTCCTGGGGCTCCATCTGGCGGATGGACTCCAACCATCGCCTCCAGGGGCCCTTCTCCATGCGCATCACCAGCGACTCCGGCAAGAAGCTGGTGGCCAACAACGTCATCCCGGCCAACTGGAGGCCCAACACCGACTACCGCTCCTTCGTCCAGTTCAGCTGA